The proteins below come from a single Papaver somniferum cultivar HN1 chromosome 11, ASM357369v1, whole genome shotgun sequence genomic window:
- the LOC113324452 gene encoding uncharacterized protein LOC113324452: MGKDMAARKLKNMGFPCTFNVPSVGRSGGLVLAWKKEIHLNVVSSSLRGIHVTATDIVHSKTFHLHFVYGEPNSSLRPAFWEQQCQQTIVPVDEHVFFIGDFNTLLGTEDKNGGLEVNDSDFENLRNFYSVFNLHDPGFSGPRFTWSNMQQGPDLILERLDRCFLNQMAEHLCPKFCVNNLPRDSSDHCPMHIGFNYEDTCMTIPFHFMAMWIEDPTCRDIISNAWSVNVLGSPAYKLKAKLLNIKKGLRNWNKLSFGNIQTDISTIMKDLLDLQISDPTDSTTTARLKARLEYLYNLEELYWKDKSREVWLLEGDRNTPYFHRVTLFRMKRNTISWIKDSSNSILTDRDNIGNSFIDYFKSLYSSQPHQFQDEILNDLPVKFSTEDNDTLNLPLTAEEIKNDVF; encoded by the coding sequence ATGGGTAAAGATATGGCGGCTAGGAAACTAAAAAATATGGGTTTTCCCTGTACCTTCAATGTTCCCAGtgttggtagaagtggtggtctGGTTTTGGCTTGGAAAAAGGAAATTCACCTGAATGTTGTTTCATCCAGCTTGAGGGGAATCCATGTTACTGCAACTGATATCGTTCACTCAAAAACTTTTCATCTCCATTTTGTCTATGGAGAACCCAATAGTAGTCTTAGGCCTGCTTTTTGGGAACAACAATGCCAACAAACTATTGTCCCTGTAGATGAGCATGTTTTCTTTATTGGTGATTTTAATACTCTTTTAGGAACAGAAGATAAAAATGGTGGCCTTGAAGTAAACGATTCTGATTTTGAAAATCTTAGAAATTTTTATTCTGTTTTCAATCTTCATGATCCTGGTTTTTCTGGTCCAAGATTCACTTGGTCCAACatgcaacaaggtcctgatttAATTCTTGAAAGGCTGGACAGATGTTTTCTAAACCAAATGGCTGAACATCTTTGTCCTAAATTCTGTGTTAATAACCTTCCTAGGGACTCTTCTGATCATTGCCCCATGCATATAGGTTTCAATTATGAGGATACTTGCATGACTATACCATTCCACTTCATGGCTATGTGGATTGAGGATCCTACTTGTAGAGATATTATATCTAATGCTTGGTCTGTTAATGTTTTAGGCTCTCCAGCCTATAAACTAAAAGCTAAGCTTCTTAATATTAAAAAAGGCCTTAGAAATTGGAATAAACTGtcctttggtaatattcaaactgaTATATCTACCATCATGAAAGACTTGTTAGATTTACAGATTTCTGATCCTACTGATTCTACCACCACTGCTAGACTCAAAGCCAGACTAGAGTACCTCTACAATCTGGAAGAACTCTACTGGAAAGACAAGTCTAGAGAGGTTTGGCTCTTGGAAGGGGACAGAAACACTCCCTATTTCCACAGAGTCACTCTCTTCAGGATGAAGAGAAATACCATCAGTTGGATCAAGGATTCCTCCAATtctattctaactgatagagataatATTGGAAATTCTTTCATAGATTATTTCAAAAGTCTCTATTCCTCTCAACCACATCAATTTCAGGATGAAATCTTAAATGATCTCCCTGTTAAATTTTCTACTGAGGATAATGATACCTTAAACCTTCCCCTCACTGCTGAGGAAATAAAAAATGATGTTTTTTAA